A genomic region of Alkalibacter saccharofermentans DSM 14828 contains the following coding sequences:
- a CDS encoding NAD(P)/FAD-dependent oxidoreductase, with translation MYKVVVIGGGPAGMMAAGKAASQGNDVVLLDKNEKLGKKLFITGKGRCNFTNDCDVEELFENVITNKKFLYSAFYSFTNMDTIAFFNQMGLKEKVERGGRVFPASDKSSDVIKAMERYLAHNNVKVMLNTGVKDLLIKDGKAAGVILDNGEELLADKVILATGGVTYPQTGSTGDGLDFAKKTGHSIKKAHGALIPLVSEDPFIKELQGLSLRNIKATLFESGKKKRDLFGEMIFTHFGISGPVILSLSSYVKEGKKYFVEIDLKPALDIKTLDRRLQRDFEKYSNKQFKNSLDDLLPQRLIPVVIKMSGIDEQKRANQISKEERLELASVLKGLKITVKSKADIKLGIVTSGGIETKDIDPSTMESKKISGLYFAGEVIDVDAMTGGFNLQIAFSTGYIAGLLESREDKK, from the coding sequence ATGTATAAAGTTGTAGTAATTGGCGGTGGGCCGGCGGGAATGATGGCCGCAGGCAAGGCGGCCTCTCAGGGAAATGATGTGGTTCTTTTGGACAAGAATGAAAAGTTGGGCAAAAAGCTTTTTATAACTGGTAAAGGCAGGTGCAACTTTACCAATGACTGTGATGTGGAGGAACTTTTTGAAAACGTGATAACGAACAAGAAGTTTTTATACAGCGCATTTTATTCTTTCACGAATATGGATACTATAGCCTTTTTTAACCAAATGGGCTTAAAGGAAAAAGTCGAAAGAGGAGGAAGGGTCTTTCCTGCAAGCGACAAATCAAGCGATGTCATAAAAGCTATGGAAAGATATCTAGCTCATAACAATGTCAAAGTAATGCTGAACACAGGTGTCAAAGATTTGCTGATAAAGGACGGCAAGGCTGCAGGCGTCATCCTTGATAATGGAGAGGAGCTTTTGGCAGACAAGGTGATATTGGCAACGGGAGGAGTTACATATCCCCAGACCGGATCAACAGGAGATGGACTGGATTTTGCCAAAAAAACTGGTCATAGTATTAAAAAAGCTCACGGAGCTCTAATACCATTGGTTTCTGAAGATCCTTTCATTAAGGAACTCCAGGGTCTTTCCCTAAGGAATATAAAGGCAACGCTCTTTGAATCGGGAAAGAAAAAAAGAGATCTGTTTGGAGAGATGATATTCACCCATTTCGGCATATCAGGACCCGTTATCCTGTCTCTTAGTTCCTATGTTAAGGAAGGGAAAAAGTATTTTGTCGAGATAGACTTAAAACCTGCACTCGATATCAAGACTTTGGACAGAAGGCTCCAGAGGGATTTTGAAAAGTATAGCAATAAACAATTTAAAAACAGCCTGGATGATCTGCTTCCCCAGCGATTGATACCTGTTGTGATAAAAATGTCAGGGATTGATGAGCAAAAAAGGGCAAATCAAATTTCCAAGGAAGAAAGACTTGAACTGGCAAGTGTTTTAAAAGGATTAAAAATAACAGTTAAATCAAAAGCAGACATAAAACTCGGCATCGTGACATCTGGAGGAATCGAAACCAAAGATATAGATCCCAGCACGATGGAGTCGAAAAAAATATCGGGATTGTACTTCGCCGGAGAAGTCATTGATGTAGATGCAATGACCGGAGGGTTTAATCTTCAAATAGCATTTTCAACAGGATATATTGCGGGATTGTTGGAGAGTAGGGAGGATAAAAAGTGA
- a CDS encoding class I SAM-dependent methyltransferase, whose product MSQIKKYLITELARNCARENTMLGDSVLDATMGNGNDTLLLAELVGKEGKVYAFDVQEAAVKNTKQLLGNCLVTTELILDSHDKIDEYIEEELSFAMYNLGYLPGGDKKIATEKNSSLESIKKCLGLLKTGGMVTICLYPGHEAGMAEAVAIESYLGETSNKDYFVLKTANINVKGSPYLIMIKKLR is encoded by the coding sequence GTGAGCCAAATTAAAAAATATCTTATCACTGAGCTTGCCCGAAACTGTGCCAGGGAAAACACAATGCTTGGAGATTCGGTTTTGGATGCAACTATGGGAAACGGCAATGATACCCTTCTACTCGCTGAGTTGGTGGGGAAAGAGGGAAAAGTATACGCATTTGACGTTCAAGAGGCTGCAGTTAAAAATACCAAGCAGCTTCTGGGTAATTGTTTGGTTACCACTGAGCTTATTTTGGATTCTCATGATAAAATTGATGAGTACATAGAGGAAGAGCTCAGTTTCGCAATGTATAACTTGGGATATCTGCCAGGTGGGGACAAAAAAATCGCTACGGAGAAAAATTCTTCTTTGGAATCAATAAAAAAGTGCCTGGGGTTGCTAAAAACAGGAGGCATGGTTACAATATGCCTTTACCCAGGTCATGAAGCAGGCATGGCGGAGGCAGTTGCAATCGAGAGTTATCTTGGAGAGACTTCAAACAAGGATTATTTTGTTCTTAAAACTGCAAACATAAATGTCAAAGGCAGCCCTTATTTGATAATGATAAAAAAATTGAGATAG
- a CDS encoding pseudouridine synthase — translation MKLRLQKYLAQCGVASRRKAEELILQGRVKVNGEVVVAMGCLVDPDNDLVEFDSRPVGIKDRKIYIMLNKPTGVITSAKDEKGRKTVLDIVNLPERLYPVGRLDFMTEGLVILTNDGDFSYLMTHPKHKIYKKYLAYVKGSVSEAGLRALKNGIEIEGRITAPARVEIIKRKKESSLIQIEIHEGRNRQVRKMCEAIGHPVTSLKRVSVGLLELGELKKGQWRHLLPKEVKQLKEMCSSD, via the coding sequence ATTAAATTGAGGCTTCAAAAATATTTGGCCCAGTGCGGAGTTGCTTCCAGGCGTAAAGCCGAAGAGCTTATACTCCAAGGGAGAGTAAAGGTAAATGGCGAGGTCGTAGTTGCCATGGGATGTTTGGTTGATCCGGATAATGACCTTGTTGAATTTGACTCAAGACCAGTGGGTATAAAGGACAGGAAAATATACATAATGCTCAACAAACCTACAGGAGTGATTACTTCGGCAAAGGACGAAAAGGGGCGAAAGACCGTTTTGGATATTGTAAATCTACCGGAAAGGCTTTATCCTGTTGGAAGACTTGATTTCATGACGGAAGGACTTGTAATCTTGACAAACGATGGAGATTTTTCTTATCTGATGACTCATCCTAAACATAAAATATACAAAAAGTATTTGGCATATGTGAAAGGGAGCGTATCTGAAGCTGGGCTGAGAGCCTTGAAAAACGGCATTGAAATTGAAGGTCGAATTACTGCTCCAGCGAGAGTTGAGATCATAAAAAGAAAAAAAGAATCCTCTCTCATACAGATAGAGATTCACGAAGGAAGAAACCGTCAGGTTAGGAAAATGTGCGAAGCCATAGGTCATCCGGTAACAAGCCTTAAAAGAGTGTCCGTAGGCTTGTTAGAGTTAGGTGAGCTGAAAAAGGGACAATGGCGTCACCTCTTGCCAAAAGAGGTAAAACAGCTTAAGGAGATGTGTTCCAGTGATTGA
- the scpB gene encoding SMC-Scp complex subunit ScpB, translating into MNEKDKKSIIESILFAMGEPVSLGELSQALEEDSTSVKKTIQELMDEYKDAGRGVRIKQMNNRYQMCTDPQNYEFIHKLLYEKNKASLSQASLETLAIIAYKQPVTRVEIEALRGVKSSSSIQTLLDRNLIKEGGRLDAPGKPMLFETTVEFLKYSNITNIKELPSYDEFVNGIQEKIVEK; encoded by the coding sequence ATGAACGAAAAAGATAAAAAATCAATAATTGAGAGCATATTATTTGCAATGGGAGAACCCGTGTCGCTTGGTGAGCTGTCTCAGGCTTTGGAAGAGGATAGCACATCGGTTAAAAAGACGATCCAGGAGCTTATGGACGAGTATAAAGACGCAGGCAGGGGAGTTCGGATCAAGCAGATGAACAACCGATACCAGATGTGTACAGATCCACAAAACTATGAATTTATACACAAGCTTCTTTATGAAAAAAACAAGGCTTCCCTATCACAGGCATCCTTGGAAACTTTGGCGATTATTGCCTACAAGCAGCCTGTAACCCGGGTTGAAATAGAGGCTTTGAGGGGAGTTAAATCCAGCAGCTCCATACAAACTCTTCTAGACAGAAATCTCATCAAGGAGGGGGGAAGGCTGGATGCACCGGGCAAGCCCATGCTTTTTGAAACTACAGTAGAGTTTTTAAAGTACTCCAACATAACAAACATTAAGGAACTTCCCTCATACGATGAATTTGTCAACGGAATACAGGAAAAAATAGTTGAAAAATGA
- a CDS encoding segregation and condensation protein A, producing the protein MNYEIKLEEFQGPFDLLLHLVNKNEIDIFDIPIASITSQYLGYIDKMKEKNLELTSEFILMASRLIEIKSKMLLPVEEDDEGEEIDPREELAQRLYEYKIFKEISAFMKEKEVMYMKTYFKDPEYIPFNGEVETPVDVQELLRSLRNVLAANNLILEGEDKDIHTIQKEVVRIEDKIRDLEVLLSENPTIKFSMAFKGAKSVQAVVVTFLALLQLVKNNMVKFRQDKNFDEIIISRM; encoded by the coding sequence ATGAACTATGAAATTAAGCTGGAAGAATTTCAGGGACCTTTTGATTTGCTATTGCATCTGGTCAACAAGAATGAGATTGATATATTCGACATACCCATCGCATCTATCACAAGTCAATACCTGGGATACATAGATAAAATGAAAGAAAAAAACCTGGAGCTTACCAGCGAGTTCATTCTCATGGCATCCAGACTTATAGAAATAAAGTCCAAGATGCTTCTGCCTGTGGAGGAAGATGACGAGGGGGAAGAGATAGACCCCAGGGAAGAACTCGCTCAAAGACTCTACGAATACAAGATATTCAAGGAAATCAGCGCATTCATGAAGGAAAAGGAAGTCATGTACATGAAGACTTACTTCAAGGATCCTGAATATATACCCTTTAACGGTGAGGTCGAGACGCCGGTAGACGTTCAAGAGCTTTTAAGGTCACTGCGCAACGTGCTGGCGGCGAACAACCTTATTCTCGAAGGAGAAGATAAGGACATCCACACCATACAAAAAGAGGTAGTGAGGATAGAAGATAAAATCAGGGACTTGGAAGTCCTGCTTAGCGAAAACCCGACCATTAAGTTTTCAATGGCTTTCAAGGGCGCGAAATCTGTTCAGGCAGTGGTCGTAACCTTCCTCGCCTTGTTGCAGCTTGTAAAAAACAACATGGTTAAATTTCGACAAGACAAGAACTTTGATGAAATAATAATCAGTAGAATGTGA